From the genome of Eucalyptus grandis isolate ANBG69807.140 chromosome 2, ASM1654582v1, whole genome shotgun sequence, one region includes:
- the LOC120290394 gene encoding uncharacterized protein LOC120290394 isoform X2, which produces MQLLDADEPVTSLMRPIPVFGPKLVICTELLLRCRSRGAKDRYQSPMRSGSVPHSPYPQENKIKRSSKRSPSPREDRTHSGEGLSSKQVSESKGQYSQSFKVSFTVLQPTLRAF; this is translated from the exons ATGCAGTTGCTGGACGCTGACGAACCGGTAACATCGTTAATGAGACCAATTCCAGTATTTGGGCCCAAGTTGGTAATTTGTACGGAACTCTTATTACGGTGCAG GAGCCGTGGGGCAAAGGATCGATACCAGTCTCCAATGCGATCTGGGTCTGTACCACATTCTCCATATCCTCAGGAGAACAAGATTAAGCGGTCTAGTAAGAGGTCTCCAAGTCCAAGGGAAGATAGGACCCATTCAGGAGAGGGGTTATCCAGCAAGCAGGTCTCAGAGTCCAAGGGGCAATATTCGCAGTCCTTCAAGGTCTCGTTCACAGTCTTACAG CCCACGCTGAGAGCCTTCTGA